From a region of the Rhipicephalus microplus isolate Deutch F79 chromosome X, USDA_Rmic, whole genome shotgun sequence genome:
- the LOC142777437 gene encoding uncharacterized protein LOC142777437, giving the protein MASAGYSSSTSLTEETPPRAASPPAAQPYQALSNQKLSVQAKKVAYNVCAQVRKSDPQLSVRAACRKVSELTGVSERGVFRIKLDVNSGTLKSPKTRNASKREPTRTALVKSKHPSKRSDYLAQ; this is encoded by the exons atggcgtccgccggttacagctcgtcaacgtcgcttacggaggaaacaccgccgcgtgccgcgagtccaccagctgcgcagccgtaccaggcgttgtcaaatcaaaagctgtccgtACAGGCCAAGAAGGTGGCATACAACGTTTGCGCGCAAGTAAGGAAAAGCGACCCGCAGCTGTCTGTGAGAGCCGCATGTCGAAAAGTCAGCGAGCTCACTGGTGTTAGCGAGCGCGGTGTCTTCCGGATTAAGCTCGACGTTAACAGTGGAACCCTGAAGTCACCGAAAACG CGAAACGCAAGCAAACGGGAGCCGACGCGGACTGCGCTGGTGAAATcgaaacacccgtcgaagcggtctgactacttggcgcagtag